From Brassica rapa cultivar Chiifu-401-42 chromosome A06, CAAS_Brap_v3.01, whole genome shotgun sequence:
TGATGTAGAAACTGTGTGTGCTCAAATCGAGATCCTCGAGAGAATATACAAACATGCATCATGTGCAAAAGAAAGCCATCGATACTGTAATGCCTGACAAGGGATTCCAACACCGGAGAATAACACTCCACTTGGGAGAAGAGACGCATGTCCATCATTCGCCACAAACCCATTGATCTTCTCGTGCAAATACTCAGGATTGTCCAGATGATAACTGATATATCCATGACCATAATCCTAGTTGATAAACGCCAGTGAAGAAGCCAGGATGACCGCAAATGGTGAGACAGCAACAAAACACGAAACTTGATGTCCAATTCAACATGAATtggtttgattactaaactaatactaactaaagaaaataaacaagaGAAACCGACGGCCGAAGCCGCCGGACACGGAAACCTCGGTGAAAAAGAGGTGTTTAACTGTGGATTTGAGATTCGCCCAAAGGGTCGCTTGAGAGAGAACGGTTTTAACAAAATAAGATttctgattttaattttttaaaatttagttaacaATTATAGTAACACAAAACTTAAGAAATGTTTTATAATTGtcataaaaaaatttctcttctttttatggaatacattttttttttgtcgtctatGGAATACATTTATATAGGTAATAATGTGAATAGAATTTGTCAAATcatatgttagaataataattatataattttatacatttaaaactttaaatattatcaacatatatacatgtatttatatattgccAGATCGAAGCAGATATTTgctttccaaaattttaatatttgtgatttttgcTTCGATTTcaacatatattaaattttagtatttacTTTTCTTCGAAAGTTTACGGATATGCGGAATTCTTGGATCGAATTGAAAATAataacaaatcgaatcaaattTAACGGATAAAATGTCCAACCCTAAGTAGACCTTCCCCCGGTACATAGTTACAAAACAGGACCACATTTTATTGCATGCAGTGAAAATTTTAAGAGAAATTTCATTATAaactataatttctatatataagtatatattttaagttttgtataattttatttaaataagcaTTGGCATGTCTcgcatttgttttattttatttttaaagattaaaaactGTAACGGAGTAATACATCGTCTAACATGTCTTGCATtgatcaaattttgtttttataaaaaaaattatgataaatgaTAGAGTTGGGCAAAATACTCGGATCCAAAAAATGAATCGAACCTGATCACAAAAATAGGAAGAACCAGATTCAAATCCAACTCGGAGCAAATATTTAGTATACATTAAAATGCTCAAAACACaagaaatatctaaaaaaatcGTTCTCCATTAAAATTTCCAAATAAatccaatttttattttaatttcagatattcacttttacattatttaaagttATATGGGTTATACGCcctatgtttcatattaagtgtcactttagcatttttttcttgttataaaAAGAATTTCATTTTGGAATTTCAATGAAACTTTCAGcttaaaattaattacaaatacattgattttataaataatttcattttatctcaaatattattgGATGAATATGTGTAATTAATAAGAACTTTAATGCATTTCGATCATTTTCTTAATCTGTGTGAAAATGTCAAAGTGATATTTAAAGATATTTTCCTTACGTGCATTTATTATATGCTCGACATTTATTAATAAGAACTTTAATGCATTTCGATCATTTTCTTAATCTGTGTGAAACAGAtggaatattatttaatttttggattttgagcATTTAAGGTATATTTGATTTCGATGCAAGATAGTCGTAGAATGAAATCTTTTTACATACTCCCAccattttttatataagtcgttttagaggaATTTTTATGTTCCTAATTATATGACGTTTTCagtttctatgtaaaatttattaacagttaatgttatatgaccaatgataatatatcttctatttactattggttgatttgtagttagataaataattaatgatgtttttgtttagaaaatataaaaaactaatgattttttaatctatgtgcacaatttctaaaacaaattatattaaaaaacggagggggTAATTAACTGCATTAAGGTACCGAAATACCTACTTTAagatattttaagatttttttcttgcgtgcatttatattttaagatattccAGTCTCATCACCTCTAGAgtttaaaagttttatatttaaagatATTTTCCTTACGTGCATTTATTATATGCTCGACATTTCTTGTTTTAAACGTCTTGATGTTTCTGATTGGCCGAATATATAGTttgtgaaaatattttaaaagaaaatcaagaaaagcAGTtgcatgaaaatataaataactcTAAGGATATAATCCAATGATaaattctgctttaatagtatagatgcgACCTTAAATTTACCCAACTTTTTATCTCATGATCGTTGTAGATTTATTAAAGTTATGTGAAGCATCATGAAAGCCATATAATCGGTAGAGAAAAAGAGTTATAATTCGGTAGTGGTACACAACTCTAGTCTCATCCTACTTGTTGAGTAAACTCTACAAGTTAAACTATAGGATTCGTCGAATATAAAGACTTGTGTTGTGAAGGAAGAAAAAACCGAGAAGACTATGTGACTTGGTTAGTAAGAAGCACGGCTCTTCGGATAAGTTTGTGAAGTAAAGATGAACTAGGACAAGATCTGCACCTTGCGCAgggtaaatttatatgaaaattatttaagaaatatcgtatggaaaaaaatttatattattgatcgaattaataaatttagctcttaaacaattttttgaaactttttttgttaattacataatttgtttactaatgaactgatcccatttttaaaaatattttaggtcaaaaaattatttatcgcataaaaacctaacgtttaggctgaagaatctcatgcctactatttggttacaatgaaactatgttagagcatctccaaaagaaactctataactccaaatatataattttttgctctccaagaaggaacttcaaaacttcaaatttgaagtttcatctttttatttgcattttggtccttataattatacatcatatttataattcttaaatatttttttgtttattgttttaatccttaaaacttttatatctcataaatatttcaaatttgttttataaatttaagttttacacatgaaattaaataaaataaaatttaaaacaatatttataatattttaaaactagaattaaacaacaagaatattacaaaaaaccatgataaaaacttattaaaaagacacatgaagacataattattactcaaatttaaatattataacaacactaatagtctggtaaatttgctccggaacctccaaaatctccaaaatattgtccaaacaaattttgtgtaaccgaagatgattgaaataattttatggaataatgtaatatttgcttgcggtttaatatttaattatgtacttttatttataattttatattttagtgtaagatttttaattaatatttgtatatatgtaCAAGTTATCTatagaagttttatgaatttacatcaactatgacaaatataaggaccatagtgtaaaatataaataattttgaagttaggtttgaagttttacttttagagaagaacacattgaaacttcaaatatagagttttggaaacttcaaaatagagatcctttttggagatgctcttagctcggttttatatcatgattttgaaatttaaaagttaattatggttatgagaaaTTTACGTTTACGTGTCAATCCTATTTATCTTCGataattttttcctttttgtgtcattttggttattgctcgatataaatattaatttttgagtttattctcatttctttcttttattttgtcgtgagatttagaaaatgtttacgattcaaaattattaaagagatacatacttaggttaagatctgcgccttttatatttttctgcatattatgaaataataattatatattaaataaataaaaaatcagttactattatgtaataaattggcttgcacatataaatcaaatgactGCTCTTGTTTATTTGTaatcattttagaataaataaatcaaaacaatcaatcttatctatcgtatatgatatataattaaatttaaacgatatgaagtatatatatattaacataaacacctattaaaataaaattatttatttatatgattttattatcattttatcttattatagaaaataatttaaacattgatcacaaaagtttatgtgagatttttaacagttttagtaatttatactcgttttgaaaaattcaaatacaacatatacaaaaaatctaaattcttaaaatatgattaatgtaattgtgtaatttattttaatagtaaataattaaacaaaaatgatagaaaacatacatattattagcaaaactttattatttaaaatcattaattactctatatatcataatcacagggggaaattacatgtttaccactaatgagacttttcaaaaatattttcttcattaagtggcaaaagactcttatgaccttgttatatataataaattattatttaaataaaaataaaaaaaataaaaaataaaaaaaataaaaaataaaaataaaaatctaaaagttaaaaaataaaaaataaaatataaaatataaaaaaaaaatagaaaataagaaaataaaaaaaaaaaaaaaaaaaaaaaaaaaaaaaatgtaaattttttcttatgttttcgaattatactttttcaaaattcgaactttttttaaaatttttatatttgaatttttttcgaattttctttttttttaaaaaacattctttttgaaaaacgaaaagtatgtttgaaactattttttaagtatttatatatttattagaatcataaatttcacattccaaaaactttACCCcatccctcaactctaaaccctaagtctatattaattaaccctaagggtataattgtattttacccttcattaaaagtgatggtaaaaatggttagtgtaaatatgaaaagtggtactatgaatgtggtatttgtgtcAATTTCCctaatcacattaggtaattccataggttttatttaagaaaataatatataataaatatccaCAATTCTTTAGTTAATATCATATAGTTGGTATTAAATATTTCCAGTgagatataaaaatcgaattggaccaatatgttttttaattttaatgtgaGACTGACACGTACGACTAATTAACTACCTAATTGATTGATATATAAGCAACGagtcttttttaattattacaaaattgaggttacatcttttaaaatgttcctcaattaatatatagaggattTTATACTAAAAGACTTTAGACATAATTACTAGACTAGAGCTTGATCGGATACTTGATTTTTACgtttttatacattaatatacattttttcaTGATTAGTAATATATATTGATGTGTCACCATATAACTTATTGTATTTAACAAATCCAGACTGAATCaggtaataatattatttttggtacaaatatctgaacctattttagatatattggttatttggatatttttatgTTCCTATACATCAtaatcaaaatcattcagacCCAAAAGAATCCAGCTCGAACCCCACACATAAATGTATAATATCCAAGTATGACCTaatttcaaaactcaaaaaaatcGATCCCGAAAAAAGCAACTTGAACATGAATGTGTACCCGAATGTCAATACCTAATTGATtccctaaataaataaaaaagctttttttatatgtttgggTAAAATAAGGGaattataaagaattttttatttagtaaaatagttATATGGAGTGAAACATTAATTAACAATAAAAgtaatactttttaattattttcatttaagttattattttgtcCACATAAACTATGCCTTTGAATTATGTGTTTGAATACGTAATTTTTCACTTGGaactaagataaaaaaaagttttagtaaaacagATTAAACCGAACTATTAACTAATaaagttttagtaaaaaaagttttagtaaaacagATTAAACCGAACTATTAACAATAAActacatttttgatttttatagtTTGCAGAGAGTTAATGTtgataaactaataaataaaatatgcacTACTACTTTTATGGTAATATAATCAATGATTTGATGTATTGTTAAagataattaatgatgtgatgtattgttaaggtaataattaataaaattatttaaaggaCACTATACTTATTTTTATACGCCaattcatgttttcaaacaattctcatttatactgcTATCTATATTTCCAAATAATTCTCATTTATTATAGTGTTCATGTTTGCAAACAATTCTCAGATATACttcaattataataatatagttATTATTGGATTCACCCTCTAAGATGAACCTAATTCACCAACaaatataatttcattatttcaaatttaatatcttttagaaaatgaaataaaatattgtcaagttatattatgtttttaaaataaaaaggtaaaaaaaaaaaatagtagttacAGAAAgaagaatttaaaaataaatatttttaacgtagtcagcaaaacactaaatcctaaaccctaattcgtaaaccctaaatccttggataaatcataaactctaaatcaaaaacattaaacactaaaaccctaaatccttgagtgtttagtgtttttgatttagagtttaagatttatccaaggatttagggtttacccaaagggtttagggtttaaggattaggatttagggtttagtgtttttctggtaagaaaaatatatattttttgtaagtactactatttttatttttttttaccttttcattttaaaaacataatataacttgacaatatttcgtttccttttataaaagatatcgaatatgaaataacacaatcttattggttggtgaacccgAATAAgtcataataatatatatactaggataAGATCTACGCTTTGCGTGGGTTGCACATgcataaaaatcatatatttaaagtaCAGTTGTTCAATCCAGATTTTGGTTTGGTCTCGGCTcagttttttgatattttggtcTATAAAAATTAGATACCATATTAAAATCATATCTGTTTTGGTTTGCTTCAATTTATATATTgtcggtttttggtttattcaatTTTAGTCTTGCATGTTTGGTTTTTcgatatattagtttataaaaattagataccatatttttattttagtttggtttggtttatataATGTTGGTTTTCGGTTAATACcaaaaaaacttaaactatatttatcttttattacattttgtcaatttaattttgtatgattaaaaattaattttattaaatattactataattttaaatagatttttttctattatatttagctattaaaaataattgttaaataatttatagttattttagattcataagaagaaaagaaaaataattagtaatatactaaatttaagaaaaatgtaATTATTCAAATTAACGTCTTAAATATCAagatcatataaataaaataaactacatgtatataattatattatgtaatttacATAAAACTatactactatattttaattaatcaatTTATTCGATATATATGGTTTGATCgatttatatactgaaaccaTATCTATAAACCACGGTTTCTAGAAATAACATCTATTTGGTTTATACAGTGTTACCAAATCAAACTATAGTAGTCTAGTTTTATGTAAATTATTATACATCAAAATGTTGTCGCCGATAGACATATGATTACGTCGTATGATGATGATATCGTTGGAGTACAACCAGTAATTTATATAAGATTATTAGTTAGGTTAAGGTGAAGGTATAATAGCTTTAACTGTCGCGCAACCTAATAATTATTTCTTTCCTTAGTTACGGTGATTTTTTGGGCAATAACTTGGAGCCAAAGTTTGTTTAGTATTCAATATAAATTCCCATATATAGGTCATATAGAATTGTGTGTCAAGCAAATATATTCgatgtatataatatttatttgattaagctttatatatttattttttctttaatagataaaaacataatatatataatatatatacctaCCTAAATCACACTAATTTTAAAAGTACATAACACGGTTAATGAAGATTTTTTTcgttataaaattaatattttgaaattatttgattgatttatGGTTCGGTTAAATTGAAATTTCAATACCACATAACCAAAATCAACAGTGTATAAaccatatattaattatagaGCCCACTGATAttgttttgaaatatatttcatTGTTCTATACTCGGATATATAACAATCAATGATCCACTCCTtccatattatataattttcattgtTTACTACTTGGTTTATTAAAGAAATTAGAAAAGTTACTATTGAATAAAACACACTCACTTCTAAGTCGTTCTATGATTTGCTTAAAGAAAAAATTAACCTCTAAAGAACTTATACCACATTGTCTCTGAAATCTAAAACCTATAACACATCATATCGTCTCTGATATAGTGAAAATAAGTTTGACCGTTAAAGAACCTATAACATCCGTTGGTATGTGTTGAGTTTTGAACAAAACATTACTCTGAAATTATTTGAGACAAATTGGTATACATAATGCTGAAAAACTTTTATTGAAGAACCTTACTCATTGTAAAAATAActcattataaaaaaatcagtGGAAAGAATCATATGTCGGAATGCGTTCGTTATGAAAACCACAACAAATTATTACAATAAAATTGTTTGCACTGTATTAAATCGAAAATGAAAAAAGTTGCTGTGAATCATAAAAGATAATATTATACAAGCATACTTTTGGGGCAAACCGTATGTTTCTTGGGCGACCATAATTATATGTCGCAAGCAATTTTATATGTATTGAagttaatgaaaaaatattaaatttattatatacattTATGTTTGGGTTAATATAAGTTTTTCTAGCAATTGGATTTTGGACTTACTAATTATTCAATTGATTCTAATGATGCCAAATAAGCTAAGTTGATAGCCTAATTAAATGACACTTAagcaaagttttttttaattattacaaactTAAAGTTACAATTTCTTAAAtgattctcaattaatatatagaagaTTAGAATTATGTAAAGACCAGACATAATTTGCATACTGTTCTCGAAccacatatattttatatttttttgaggTAAATTACCTTACTGTTGCAAAATCATGATGCTTAGTCGCTTTTTCAAAACTTGGACATTTTCTCAAAATGCCAAAACAATTTGAAACTAAAATCATATAACATTATTATAATCAGTTgatgacaaatttttttttttttgaaagaatgttaaattttattcctcaaaaaaacttttttacaaTGTATGTATGCAACTCTTAAgctatcttcttctcttctttcacTATATTGTGCcccaaagaaaaaaactacTCCAAATATTCACAATCTAGTGCCAAACCAAAATGGCAAGACAccttccagaaaaaaaaaaaattaataatcagTTAGATGCTTTTAGATTGTTAATCTAAAAAGGAAAAGACCATCAGCATCTGATGTGTGAGAGTGTAAACCACATTTTGCTGCCTCTAATTCATTCTTCGTTTGTTCCTTTGTTATCAATATTATAAGACTGTCTATCACAGCAGACCTTCGATAGAAGACTTATGACGTATGTACAATGAATCTACATTTCATGAGATTAATAAATTTCAGAGCAAATCTTGTTTCTATGGCTTCCAAATGGACATTGATTTTAATGAGCTAATGCCATCCTAGGTTCATCTGTTGGATCACCTAGCTGAATTcaacattaaaaatttaaatgaatgaaaaaacaaaaaaaaaacatatgtataCAAGTTACAACATACTTTAGACCAGAAATCCGAGTTTTGGTACAATAACTAATAGAGAAAAGAGATGACTGAagtagaaagtttttttttttttacatagagACTTCGTAGATGATAGCACAAACTGAAGAAACCTTCTTTGTTCTTCAATTAGGTTGAAGCATCTTCCCATGATTCTCTTCCTCAACAACTGCAGttcaacaaactcatcaaatgAAGGTTTGTCAAATGGTTAAATCAAATTGTCTTAGTTTGAATACTAGAAGAGCAACTCACTTTCATTCGTGTTGGTTAAAAGGGGAGCTTTGTTGTCTGCTGAATTTGAAGCAGCTACCATGTTTGTGGCTCCACCAAATGAAGCAGCCTCAGAGGAAGCTCTGCGAGGACTGATAGCTTTAGTTATCACTCTAGAAAGTGCTTTGTCATCTTCCCCAGGCTCAAACTTTTCGCTTATGTATTCCTTCACTGATACGCCTTTGTCCCATACCTGGTTAGCACATTACATATGGAGATGCAACATACATACAATGATTGACCGAATCCAAAGCGCAGACACATATGGAGATGCAACATACATAAACAAGTTCTTCTATAGTACCTTAGTGTTGAAGCCAGCGGGCTGGTTAGTTCCTGCAGTGTTGATTTCTGAAACATCATTTGTCTTTGGTTCTGCCTCTGTTGACTCCGGAAAAGCCATGTCTTGGATCTTCTTAGTTATAGCGTGAGTAGCCTCAGAGACTTTAGCATAAGCAGGTGCTAGCGTCTCTGTTACTGTTTCTGTCACGGTCTTGCTTGGACTAATAACTTCTTGGTTGGTGTACTGTTCAGCGTTGTGTTTGGATGGGAGAACAGACAAAACGTTCGTCTCAGTGATCACAGGAGTTTCCCTGGGATGCTGCCTCGCAGTCTCCTTCAACTCTTCAGGTGCCTTCTTTGATTCATACACTACAAAAATATCATCACACAAGACGATCGATCAGTCTTAAGCAACTTGAAGAAGCAAAACAAATtggttatttaatttttatggaGCTTTGCTTAATTTGATTTACTTGGGGCTCCAAGATATTcaggatcttcttcttcttcttctacttctctTTCTTTATGATCTTTGGACTTGTCACGTGGTGAAAGTGTCGCATAACCTCCTGCTTCTCTAACTTGGTGGTCTTCTAATTTGCCAAATGGCGGCGACATGGTTGCATCACCACCTTCTTCATCATGTCTCCTCTTGCCGCTGAGACTATGCTGAAGTTTCTTAGCCTTATCCTTCATTTTGGAGAACAAAGATTTCTTATGGTGGGAATGTTCTCCATGATGCTCATTTTCCTTTCTCGGTGAGCCAGCTTCACCAGCTGAAGGAAGAAGATCAAATCAAATCACtgagaaacaaacaaaatatatagatattgtGAAACTGGATCATTTTTGATAAGTCTCGAGAAGCTAGTACTTCCTGAATGATCAACTTGTGTTTTTAAGGTTTCAAGCTCAGCTACCGGATCAAGTTGAGGCGAcatctgaagaaaaaaaaaacaaaaagtcttGTAAAATTTTCTGTTTGGAACTTTGAGTCTCAGACAATAGCATAAGATACATATAGGAGAAGGAAAGGTGTGCATGTCCACGAATCTTGCGTCTCCGAGGTTCTTGGAAAGACCATTAAAAGTTGCTTAAACGTAGCCATGGCCTCTAATTGAAGAAGCATTTTTAAAAGAAGACAAAGTATTTGCCCTAAATATTTGACGTTTTGAGCTGAATCATAGGAGTCGCGTTGTAGAGTTTGCTATAAAAAAATAGTGGAAGCTGACATTACAAAGCCATTCTTCTAAGAACTCAAGCAAGTCTTTGGACTTTCTTATGACCAAAAAACATATCTGCCTCTATGCGAGAAAGAAACATTTTCATAGCTTTTCAAATTTCCTCGATTCTTGGTTTGGTTCATAATCTTCCATTTATAACtttttaactagattttgacccgcgcttccaAGCGCGGGattgttggattatattataatataaagttttattatatcaaaaaacataatttttaacagctatataatttacaaattagtttatttgagattttatatgtacacttttacgtaagtttcttttcgacatgagaattatatccggatcaaaaaaacaaaccgaaccgacccaaaattataggtttagtttaggtccagagaagataacctattgggttttttttttgacctgcaggtctttgtttgagtccggatCCTACCCTatacccgatcataaatatatatttattaggtatatttagatatttcgaatatgtttccggtattatggatattgtttttaagtttttggtttacgattagagtttttggtttacgattagagttttgatttcaggtaaatttttcaaattaaaaaaaaattgggtatttggataaaattttgggtatttttcatttcatcgttttgaataagattttaaatttttaggcatttgaatttttttggtatttgtttggagtttcaaatatttttcgtgtttcggatatttttcagatttttcatatatttcaaattcttttaggatcttaaatacccgaacagatgtggacccattacgtccatatc
This genomic window contains:
- the LOC103873293 gene encoding uncharacterized protein LOC103873293 isoform X1, with protein sequence MHTFPSPICILCYCLRLKVPNRKFYKTFCFFFLQMSPQLDPVAELETLKTQVDHSGTGEAGSPRKENEHHGEHSHHKKSLFSKMKDKAKKLQHSLSGKRRHDEEGGDATMSPPFGKLEDHQVREAGGYATLSPRDKSKDHKEREVEEEEEDPEYLGAPMYESKKAPEELKETARQHPRETPVITETNVLSVLPSKHNAEQYTNQEVISPSKTVTETVTETLAPAYAKVSEATHAITKKIQDMAFPESTEAEPKTNDVSEINTAGTNQPAGFNTKVWDKGVSVKEYISEKFEPGEDDKALSRVITKAISPRRASSEAASFGGATNMVAASNSADNKAPLLTNTNEIVEEENHGKMLQPN
- the LOC103873293 gene encoding uncharacterized protein LOC103873293 isoform X2; this encodes MHTFPSPICILCYCLRLKVPNRKFYKTFCFFFLQMSPQLDPVAELETLKTQVDHSGSTSFSRLIKNDSAGEAGSPRKENEHHGEHSHHKKSLFSKMKDKAKKLQHSLSGKRRHDEEGGDATMSPPFGKLEDHQVREAGGYATLSPRDKSKDHKEREVEEEEEDPEYLGAPMYESKKAPEELKETARQHPRETPVITETNVLSVLPSKHNAEQYTNQEVISPSKTVTETVTETLAPAYAKVSEATHAITKKIQDMAFPESTEAEPKTNDVSEINTAGTNQPAGFNTKVWDKGVSVKEYISEKFEPGEDDKALSRVITKAISPRRASSEAASFGGATNMVAASNSADNKAPLLTNTNEIVEEENHGKMLQPN